The Vicia villosa cultivar HV-30 ecotype Madison, WI unplaced genomic scaffold, Vvil1.0 ctg.000759F_1_1, whole genome shotgun sequence genome segment CAAGGTTGAGGCTCATGTGTTATGCCTAACCACTGCAGAACATATTTCCACACAGCTTTCGCAAACCTGCAGTCAAATAGAAGATGATCCAAAGTTTCATCAACCACTTTGCACAGGCTACACTCGTGTTCATTTATCAAACCAAAATGTCTTAATCTTCAATCTACCATGGCATACCATCCATGTAATGATAGCAGCCATAGGTCTAGCACAGTTACCTTTTAGAAGGTGTCTCCAGGGTAACTTATCTGAATTCATCATCTTATCATACAGCTGCTGCATACGAAATCTACTCTTTTGAATTATTTGATCCCAAATTGGCTGTAAGTTTGGAATATGCTCTCTTAATTTGAAGATTTTCTTTATCACCCACGAGTTACTATTACTTATTTCAGCCTCCATCAAGGACTTCTTCTTTAGATAATGGATATGCACCCATTTAACCTAGAGATTATCAGCTTTCAGACAGAGGTTCCATAGACACTTCAGTAAAGCAATATCATTCCAAATACACAAATTGAAAATGTTCATACCTCCAAGGCTCTTTGGCTTACAAACAGATTCCCAAGCAAAGGGGCTCTTCTTGCTAACAGTTGTTTTCCCAGTCCCGACAAAACTTCTACAAATGCTATCTATTCTCTTTATGACACTTTTTGGGATAGGGAGACAATGCATCTAAAATTGAGCAATAGCAATGACTGTATTTTGAACCAGTTGCATTCTTCCTGCCATGCTAAGCAGTCTCGAGGACCCATGTTTCACTTTAGTCAGGATCTTATCAATAAGGGGGAGATAATGTTTGATGTTTAGCTTTCTAGTTGTGAGAGGAACTCTTAGATACCTAAATGGAAGCAGGCCTTCTTCATAAGTAGTAGGCTCTTTAATCTTACTTCTGGTATATATATCCACTCCACCAAAGAAAACTTTTCATTTCCTAGGGTTAACTACCAGCCATGTAGTGTCAGCAAATGTGTGTAGCACCTTCATCATCATGTCTACAGATGTTACATCACCCCTGCAAAACATGAGAACGCCATCTGCAAATATGAGGTGTGTGATGCCCATTTTCTCACATTTTGTATGGTGATTAAAAGCTGAATCTTTCTGCATTTTGACAAAAAGTCTATTAAGATATTCCATCATCACAACCAACAAAAGAGGAGAGACGGGGCCTCCTTTCCTAACCCCTCTTCTAGCCTGCATCTCAGTTGTGAAGTCACCATTACTCTTGAATCTATAGGTAACAGTCCTGACCACCAACATTATCCAATGGATAAACCTACATGGTAAACCAATCTCTCTCATAACAACCTCCATAGCATGCCAATCTACCATGTCATATGCCTTTTGCAGATCAAATTGAATCATAACCCTGGGGGCCCACCTTTCCTATTGTATCCTCTGATTAGTTCATAAGCAAGCAGAATGTGATGATGAATAACCTGAACAGGGATAAAAGCTGCTTGAGACAAATGTATAACACTATGCAGAGTCTTGCTCAACTTGTTTGTGAGAATTTTTGAGATAATTTTATAAAAGGTTGTGCATCCAGCAATAGGCCTGTAGTCCTTCACACTCTTGGACTCTTTAGTTTTAGGCACCAAGGTAACAACTGTCTGATTAAAAGGTAAGAAAAATTTGTCTTGTTCAAAAAACTCCTGCACTGCCTTTATCACATCCTCCTTTATGATATTCTAACAAGACTCGAAGAATTTGGATCCATATCCATCTACTCCAGGAGACTTTAAATCACCAATACCTTGAAAGGGTTTTTTCAATCTCAGCAACTGTAACTTTACTGATTAGCATTTCTCTCTGTCCCTGATTAAGTTGACCCCCTGCTCTTAAAGCTTTTATGTCAACTTGATGGAGGCTAGTACTCTCTTGTCCCATAAGCTTTTTATAAAAATTCATTACCTCCTGTGTAATGCCAGCTTGAGTAGTAAGTAGAGTCCCATCATCCTTCTGAATAATATCCATTCTTTGAGAGCTTTATTTAGACTTAAGAAAAGCATGGAAATAGGCATTGTTTCCATCTCCTAATCTGATCCAATCAATTTTTGTTCTTTGTTGCAGTATTTTTTCCTCTATCTCATTCCAATAGATCACATCCTCAATCTTATCCTTAACTATAGCAATAATGTTTGGATCCATCTTATGACACCTAAGTTCTTCATAAGCCTGGTCCAGCATCTCCCTAGCCTTAATCTTCTTATTCTAGATATCATTAGTTTGTTTCTGCAACTTCAACAAGTCAGGTTTCAACCTCTTCAGTTTAAACCAAAGTTTCTGCATAGGAGTTCCTCTAGCAGGTTGAGTCAAGTTTCTTTCCACACATTCCATGTAACCGACAACATTAACCCAACAATTGTTAAATCTAAACTGCCTCCTGCCATAATTATTTCTTGGAGTAGTCAGGTATAAAACTGCATGATCAGAAACATGGGGAGGAAGGATAGTGAGAACATCTTGACTGTTTGTATGGAGCCACTCAACATTAGCTAATAATCTATCTATACGAGAGTAGATGGGATTATTAGCCTGCTTGTTGGTCCAGGTAAAGAATTCACCTTTGCTGTCCATTTCCCCTAGCCCAGTTGTGTCCATCATAGCTTGGAAATCCTCATATTTTGTTTCAGTAACAAGGTTCCCTCTAATCCTGTCCTGACTAGAAGCCACATTGTTAAAATCTCCAACAGCACACCAAGGCCCCTTGTTGGTTCTTATGAATATCTTCCAAGTCCTTCCAAAGTTTCTTCCTCTGTGTCAAATCATTATGAGCATATATGGCAGTCATCCATAAATTAAATCTCCCATCTACTACATAAAATCCACAATGAATAAACTGGCTCGAGCTAGTAACATGTCTAATATTCACTTTATTAGGGTTCCACTCATTCCATAACCTCCCATTACCATGGTGGCAATAGTTATCTATGTAATCTCCTTTTAGGCGAAGCTTATTTCTAATAGCAGAGGCTTTATTTTCCTTGACCCTGGTTTCGATCAAAACTATAATATCAGGTTGAAGCTTAAGGATATGGGAGCTAACCTCCCTTAGCTTATCAGCTTTGTTTAGCCCCCTAATATTCCATGCAGCTAACATGGTCCTCTGTCAAATGGATTATGTGAGCCATTCAAAGCCCACATAGCCCCAAAACCATTAAGAAATTGTAAACTATCAGATGAATCAGTTTGCAAAGGGCCCTTACCTCTATCACGTGTTCCTTTACTCACAGGTGTCCAAATACCTCTTCCACTGGCATCTTTGGATCCTCAGTCTGAGCATCCAATCCACTAGCCTCCGGATGTTCAATCTCTGTCCTACTTTGCTCTGATTTTGCAACCTCATCCTTCTTTTTCTTTGGCTGCCATACCTTCTGTTGAACTGTATTCTCACGTTGGTGCCCAATCTTCTGGCATCTCTCATAAAATTTAGGTATCCATTCATACTCAATGGCCTGCTTCCTCTTTCTGCCTTCATTATCCGTAATGGTAATTTCACCAAGCAGTTTCTGAGTAATGTCAACTTCCACCAAAATTCTCGCGTAAGACACTCTCAATTTATGTGTGATGCATTCATTAGTGACCAAAGGTATACCAATTGCACTACCTATCTTGTTCAAATTCGTTGCTCCCCACAGGTGTAGAGGAAATTGAGGCAGTTTGATCCAAATAGGTAGAGTGCGAAGCAAACCCTTCTAGAGATTCAAATAAGGTCTccattcacacaacaacatcgGGATGTTTCAAAAAGTGTAAGGACCTTTGATTAGCACAACATCCATATTGTCATGTGTCTTGAATCGGAGAATGAAGTATCCATCATCATGATAGAAAAGATCTGGTAACTGAACAAAATTTTATGCCTTCATCAGGAAACTCTTCAGTGAATGCGTACTCAAATCTTCACCCAACATATACAAAGCTTCCTCAATGACGATCTCAACTTCCCCGTTCACAATTGTTAGGGGAACATACATCATAGTTCTACCCTTTGCCGGATTCGATTCCCACTAATGATATCCACCCAAAACTTCTGAGGTTCCTCATTCCCCTTCTTCTCTGTTTTTAGGGTTTCGCTATCAGTTGAATTCTTTGTTGTCTCTTGGTTAATCCTGATCGCATCAGGTTTGATTATAGGTTCAGTTGCAGGTTCTTCTGATTCCATCACCGGTGGTGCCGCCGGTGTTGGAGGAGTAGCAGCCGCCGGAGACACCCGTTTTGATGGTCGTCCCCGAGCTCTCCTAGACTCTGTTGGCATTGCAATAGAATAATTTTTTACATTTATAATTAGATCTAAtgattgatattaatagttccCATTTCTCACAAACCTATTTGTTCTCACCGGATATGCTccctcccatatatatatatatatatatatatatatatatatatatatatggggacgtatcaaaggagaactttggttattataagaattaggctaaattacctccagagtcctttaagttatttaattgtaacaagtcagtcctttatgttttttttgttacATGTATGTCCTTTATGTCAATTAACGCATGCACCGTTGACctatttttactttattttgttctattacttttattttaacttctaaaattcatattaaattcgtttttggtccaaaaattttgaaaaaatttctaaaaatatttcttctcattttacactttgtgtaattttatgagaatttaattttctgttttactttttttttttaattttttcttttgcatgcattttaattagtttaaaaatagttttatgtactaaaaaattctgaaaattttattatatgatccAATGATGCTCTATGACCTATGTTATGTGACATATCAGTACCATTAATGTTACTTCAGCTTTTTTGGAACGAATTTTGAGAAAAATGTCAACGGTGCAGacgttagttaacataaaggaccaaCATGTAGCAAAAAAGGACTAACTTGTTACAATTAAAACATAAAGGACtaacttgttacaattaaataacttaaaggatccAGGAGGTAATTTAGCCTAAGAATtaagaacttttaataacaatcatatgatttaaaatcaatgtctcATATTCTACTCAAATTTTAAGtgacaataattaatagataaattatggtttaaatacatatcacataaatgtatatctgagcattgattttaaatcgtatgattattattaaaagttgtCATTCTCATTATAgctaaagttctcatttgatatgtcctcattctatatagaaacaaacACTCCCATTCCTTgtctttagttttttttaatactttttatgttacttatttatttttaggattagagttttttttttttggcactTTTGGGATTTTCCAGCATTTTTATTTATGTTGACCCATAAATTAGGATTCATAACCTAATTACTTAGTTTTATTATTCTAGTTTTTTAGTTTAGTTAACTAATTATTAGAttagttgttttattttattaaaaaaatacaaaaaattcaaaaatattaaaaagaaaatactttcattttgttttaattaacttagttaGATCTTTAGATTGATTTAgattagttaattttttttatctaattaaaatgtcaaaaacaacaaaattttgtctttttttagCTATTGATTTGTATATATTAAAATCCCCTGATTAATTCATTTGTAAATAATTGAGCATATATTTACATAAATTACTAATTGAATAACTAATAAATCAAACACTCAAAAACACTATAATCCTATTCAATTAAATAAAGGAAAAGTATTCTGATATCCTCACCTTATGATGGACCATCTGATGCATTCTTCTAAACAAAAGTATTCAGATACCCCCACTTTATGAGAGACCATCTGATTTACTAACCTCTAAAAATCACTTGATAAACAATTCTCATCTCTCTTTGCCTTCAGGGCTTTCTACCCCTTAATCGGGCATAATACTTCCTTTCAATCGTAGACAGGAAACACATAAGACTCCTCTCACCGAGTAGCTATCCTAATGCTAGAATACAAATGTAATTTCGTCCACTAAAAACCAAGCACAAATCGAACTACAGCGCTCTAATTCCTTAAAAGGGATatgtaggtgtcataccccaaaatttgcccacacttttcaaaaattcgaaatttattttcaaaattgaatgtttataaaatattgggttcatttacattgaaatcctgaattttataaatattcgatttaaagtcttttttaaatataatagtttactcttaaattatttatattttaaattgcaAAATGCTGGCCGatacttcatacactttcaattgactttttattttgaacaaataatatagcacagttggtaaggagATAAGGTTTGCAaagtacaaagtctcgggttcaaatctcacttctaacacgttcttcttttatttatttctaactaaagttttaattttattttcatttatataaaaatcacaaaaaattactttttttagcatttaattttttaattttcgtatttcttAATTAGACATTTTCTAAAAATTAACTTTTTCACTTTATGCACTTTTTAACCTAAAAATgactaaaaattataaaatattcaaaaaaaaaaaagattttaatttatattttaaacatGATTCACAACTTAGGgaacaaataaattatttttagaaagaatcaatttatttgattattttctaattaattatttggatcccaattaattttttccttattttgttaacctaatcttATAGTATAAGTAGGTCTATTTTTTAACATTAGTGAGGACAACAACCCTTATTTTACTAACACCACGTACATATTTCCACCCATTCAACAATTCTCTCACGTACAAAAACTTTCACACACCTATTTCCACAACTTTCGAAAAAACTATTCGTGTACAGTAACACAACCTCCATCACCATTAAAAATTCCACAATTTCTAACACTTACAACCTTGTACATATTATACACTAACACTAGCAACCATTGTACATATAGTTTCCCCTGCATTTATTTCACGAACAGTAACACAAACTTGCATCCATCGCATCACAACCATAAAAATCAACTTCAAATTCTAGATCCATAATTCTCACATTCAAAAATCGCAATcaattatttttatcaaacaaTGCAGGAATAATACTAACAAAATCAATATTGTATGAGCTTGTTTTGCAGGTAAAGGAAATCGTAACAGAAATTGTAGCCAAAAGCAGGCCGCTGCTTGCCGGACAACACCAGGACGCGAAACTATAGCCGATCCCTTCGTCGGAACCAGCGCCACGTACAACTCACAGATCCATCAATCCAGCCGCGCGGCAACCGCAACCTGCTCCGATCGAGACACCACAAGGACTGCCGGATCCCCGCTACGGACCTCCTCCGGAACGGATCCGACACACACGTTGTACCAGCTCCGCGACCGCCGCCACTGCAACGCCGCTTCCCTCACCGCGCTGCGAACCACCGGCCAACACCGAGACCACCGCTGGAGCCACGACGCCGATtcgatttttgttgttgttgttgttgttgtttttgcagAGGAACAGAGAAGAAGGAAAGGCTCCGCATCAGTCGCATTTCCGCCGACAACACCGACGATGTTCTCCACTCCACGTCGGCGCAGCAAAACCGACACCGTGCATCATCCACGCAGCCATCACTTTCACGCAGAACCGCCCTCCATAAGAATCCGCCCAGCTGCGACGTCGTTCCGCCTTTACACCACCAATCGCACCATCCCACAAATTCAGATTCAAATCGGGTAAAatgatattttgattttgttgattaatGTATCTTATTTGCTGGAACTGTTGTTATTGTTTTGATTATTGCTTGATTGTTATTACTgtaattatttaaattgtttgTATTGAATTTTGGAGAAATAAGCCATGGTAGAAGAAAAACGGTCACGAAGATGATGAAAGAGAGGTTGAAGAAACACTAAAAATCACGTGTTTCCTTATTTTAATCtctttcatttaattaaattttttagttttattttattgacTTGGCATGGCTTCAtttgttgtttattttaattaaataaaattaaaaaatgctttttttttggtataataaaaaaaataatctacaatataagaaagttaactGATCTGGAAAAACCAAAAATGCCCTTCTTGCCCAATATTAAGCCACGTGTATAGCTTAAGCATTCAGCACTCTGTTTTACAACAACTCCTTCTACGAAAGTTTCAGAGACTGTTTTTCTTCCAAATTCAAAAATAGTTTCTCACTCATTAATCCGTGTACCTTCTCTTTCTCGACCTCGTCTTTTTTCTCCCTCCTTTGCTTACGGCTTTACCTTCTTCTTCCTTAcccctcttcttcttcctcctcatcACATTAAACCTAACTTTTTGAGAGATCAAACCCCCTACGATACCCGACAACAACACCACCGCTCTCATAGCCTAACACAACACAACGTGTTTCTATCGCTGCTCCGACATCAAAACCACTGCACTTCAACCTAATACTCCTTCGCCCACCGGTTCTATTCCATCGTACATATTTTGCCACCGACGTAGCTATTTACCTAAAGGTATGTTTAATGTTGAAGATTTAGGGTTTAAGGGTTTTATATGTTTTGTTGATTAATGGTTTTCTTACGGTGTTGATTTTCTAAATAATGTTGTTTTAGGCTGAAGATGATAAACCTGATTATATTGTCAGGATTGTCGAGTTCTTCGAATCTGAAGACAAAGATCTATTTTTTACCGCTTAAAGGTTTTACATAGCCGGAGATAttctaagtttttttaattattttttgtgtgAGTGTTCATATTTGTAGGTTATTAAGATTCATCCAGAGCTAATTGACAAGAAGATTGTCTTTATATATGGTGTCAAAGATGAAAATCCTCTTGATAGTATTGTGAGATAAGCGAAGATTGCCCTAATTACTTCTGATGTAAGTGTTGTTTTAAAGAATTTGGTTTCAACCGCTTCGATTACTTTTAATTTTCttcatttaatttagttttttctaCGATTCTAAATGTTACTCTTTTAGAGTTTTGTTTATGTATACTATTGAATGTTTGTTCGAATGAAGGGAACTGGAGTAACGCCGACGACTACCAGCACAATGAATGTTGGAAAATCCTTTCACCATCCTTTTGAAAAAGAAGCATTTTGTCTCTTTAAATTATCTATGATTTCAGTGCCGATGTCAACGCTCAAGATCGTTGGAAGAACACCGTAATTCGATTTTAATTTTCCTTAATTCTATGTGGCTGTgttatttgattgattttgaaactaaatttaaatttaaattgagtTGATTCCTTATGTTAAAAACTTGTGTTGGAATATCATTATGAGGTGAAACATACAGGTGAAGAGCAAGCTAAATGTCAGATGAACAATTGGAATACTAAAGAAGAAACTGAAAAATAAGTTGAGCCAGTGGTGAGGAATTgaaatgattttattttcttatttcaaaAGTAAAGTGTGATTTTTTTCCTTTCAGAGAAGTGTGTTGTGTCGTATTGGCTTATATGTCATTTGTGTTTATTTGTCAGGCTGAATGCTCAAGGTGATTCATTTCAACTTATCGCTTtgatttctattttgttttttaaagacTTTCGTTTCAACTTATCTCTGATTGTTTAGTGTGTTTGTTTCCTCCCGCAACTCATCTGGAATGTAAGCTTTCTGTTAATCCATCTATAATTCATTATCATCAATTTAGGTGCATTCGAATTGAAGCACtgattattgatttttttttattctacATAGGCTAATCCATTTgcaattcatcatcatcatcatcatcatcatcatcatcatctgttTACAACCTTTAATATAAGTGATACTTGCTATCATGTACTTTATCACCATAATGTTTTTATGGTCCTTCAACTAATTCATCACCACAGTGTTTTTGTGAACATACTAACAATTTTCAATGATTGATAACTCTGATTTTATTCAATCTTTGTTTGGGTTTCATTTGTTTCATGTGTTGTTGTACTCTCCATTTTATCTTTTTGGCAGACGTAATTGGAATGGTTGATGGCATTGGATTTTTGCACACACAGTCAGGGGTAAGTTAATTCTGTAATATAACTATACCAATTAATTATAGTTTCTCATAGAAAATGTGAAATCAAGGCTAAAAGGTCTTCCTTAGACTATCAAGCTCAATATTTGTCCTGATTGATATGGAGAATAGTTAAGATGTTTGAGTCGAATACTTGCCTTTTTATGCATTGAGTTTATGTAATTATCTTTGTTTGGTCTGTATATGCTTTTTCAATGTGATCTTAATGAGTATTTTTATTGACAGTATATAATTAACTTTTACTAATGAGTTAGTCATGCCTAATGAGTATTTTTACTAATGAGTATTTTTATTGATACTATTGACTTTTGTCGTTAGCTGTGACGTGATGTTGGGTTCTATTTTTTACTTTCTTCAATAGatgttatataattttattttgtttaattttgatCGAAATAATTGATATCTTGAATGCTTGTGTTGTAGACGTGAGAATCAGTAGTGCAAGTGTTGAAGGATGATGATGAAATAAAGGAGAAACTATGAAGATTTTGGAAATTTGGTAAATTGATTACTGACGGGCTTTATAATCCGGACTTAGAAATTGACATTTTTTACTTCAAAATTTAAATGTGAAACATATAATgtattttagtttttatatgtATTTTTGAAATAGGCTTTCCATATAATGTCTATATTTTGATGATCAAATAATTTAACTGTTATGAAGTCAGAATCAGGAATTGCTCATATATgtgttattctttttattttttggtatTATATGTGTTATTCTTTAAACTGACATCAAGTGGAAATAATATTGAAGGGTGAAATGCAAATACGTGGATGTCGTGCTATTCTTTAAAGTGGttaatcaatcaagaatcaacagTGACATTTTACGTGATTATTACAAGATTATTTTAATATGTGTTTTCTCTACACGTGATTATTACAAGATTATTTTAATATGTGTTTTCTCTACAAGTGTTTCTCTGCAAGTGATTCATGTCTTTTCACATGATTCAGTTTGTCCAAATGTTTTGCAGCAATAACAGGTTATCATATTATGGAGAGATCTTTCGTTGATTGTCGTCATCGCGGTACAGCCATAAAATTGACACCAATGATAAGGGCAGTGATTGCAATCTGTGGATCGAATAGGAGTGATCACTCCATTATTGAAATATGAGTAATTTTC includes the following:
- the LOC131631035 gene encoding uncharacterized protein LOC131631035; the protein is MPTESRRARGRPSKRVSPAAATPPTPAAPPVMESEEPATEPIIKPDAIRINQETTKNSTDSETLKTEKKGNEEPQKFWVDIISGNRIRQRKGLLRTLPIWIKLPQFPLHLWGATNLNKIGSAIGIPLVTNECITHKLRVSYARILVEVDITQKLLGEITITDNEGRKRKQAIEYEWIPKFYERCQKIGHQRENTVQQKVWQPKKKKDEVAKSEQSRTEIEHPEASGLDAQTEDPKMPVEERTMLAAWNIRGLNKADKLREVSSHILKLQPDIIVLIETRVKENKASAIRNKLRLKGDYIDNYCHHGNGRGRNFGRTWKIFIRTNKGPWCAVGDFNNVASSQDRIRGNLVTETKYEDFQAMMDTTGLGEMDSKGEFFTWTNKQANNPIYSRIDRLLANVEWLHTNSQDVLTILPPHVSDHAVLYLTTPRNNYGRRQFRFNNCWVNVVGYMECVERNLTQPARGTPMQKLWFKLKRLKPDLLKLQKQTNDI